A genomic stretch from Erigeron canadensis isolate Cc75 chromosome 9, C_canadensis_v1, whole genome shotgun sequence includes:
- the LOC122582745 gene encoding ATP-dependent DNA helicase PIF1-like codes for MPFPIDAELFDGSTNRLIQDELMYSRSVMTAEHDRLCKSLTAEQKEVYDTILNAVHAKKGGVFFLYGYGGTGKTFLWKTLSAALRSKGKIVLNVASSGIASLLLNGGRTPHSRFAIPININEDSVCHILPGSWLADLVTQTSLIIWDEAPMIHRHSFESLDRTFRDILKNNMPFGGKVIVFGGDFRQILPVVPGGSRSEIVNASLISSYIWQYSIVLKLTVIMRLQQGSNRTQQEEIKEFADWIIKVGNGRLCEPNDGEVDIPIPENLFIKSEQDPVSDIIKCVYPDYIARLYEKNYFEDRAILAPTHDTVNLINDRMLNTLPGAERVYLSSDTICQSDLNPNMSPDLYSPDFLNRIKISGLPNHKLTLREGAPVMLLRNVDQQQGLGNGTRLQVKRLCEHVIEATVISGSHVGLITYIPRMKLTSSDKKMPFQFQRR; via the coding sequence ATGCCTTTCCCCATTGACGCTGAGTTGTTTGACGGTTCTACAAACAGACTTATCCAAGATGAATTGATGTATAGTAGATCTGTAATGACGGCAGAGCATGACCGGCTTTGTAAATCTTTAACAGCCGAACAGAAAGAAGTGTATGATACCATCCTGAATGCTGTCCATGCAAAAAAGGGTGGTGTATTTTTTCTTTATGGATATGGAGGAACCGGGAAGACCTTTCTTTGGAAAACTTTATCAGCCGCATTACGGTCTAAAGGAAAAATTGTCCTCAATGTTGCTTCCAGTGGTATCGCTTCTCTCTTGCTCAATGGTGGTAGGACTCCTCATTCAAGGTTTGCAATTCCAATTAATATCAATGAAGATTCGGTTTGTCACATTTTGCCCGGTAGTTGGTTGGCTGATTTGGTAACGCAAACAAGCCTAATTATTTGGGACGAAGCTCCTATGATCCATAGGCATTCTTTCGAGTCTCTTGATAGAACCTTTAGAGACATACTTAAAAACAACATGCCATTTGGTGGAAAGGTGATTGTTTTCGGTGGTGATTTTCGTCAGATTCTTCCCGTTGTGCCTGGTGGTTCGAGGAGTGAGATTGTAAATGCGTCACTCATATCTTCATATATATGGCAGTATTCTATAGTACTCAAGCTTACTGTTATCATGAGACTACAGCAGGGGTCAAACCGAACACAGCAAGAAGAGATCAAAGAGTTTGCCGATTGGATAATTAAAGTTGGTAATGGTCGTCTTTGCGAACCGAATGACGGTGAGGTTGATATACCCATACCAGAGAACCTTTTTATTAAATCTGAGCAAGACCCGGTAAGTGACATTATCAAGTGCGTGTATCCAGATTACATTGCTCGATTATATGAGAAGAACTACTTTGAAGACAGAGCAATACTTGCGCCGACACATGATACCGTCAACCTCATTAATGATAGGATGTTGAATACTCTTCCTGGTGCCGAAAGGGTTTACCTAAGTTCTGATACTATTTGTCAATCTGATTTAAATCCCAATATGAGCCCAGACTTATACTCTCCAGACTTTTTAAACCGAATAAAAATTTCTGGTCTTCCAAATCATAAATTAACTTTGAGAGAGGGCGCACCTGTCATGCTACTTAGAAATGTGGATCAACAACAAGGTCTTGGTAATGGTACTCGATTGCAGGTTAAACGGCTCTGTGAACATGTTATTGAGGCGACTGTTATTTCTGGAAGTCATGTTGGCCTTATCACCTATATTCCCCGTATGAAATTGACAAGTTCTGATAAGAAAATGCCTTTTCAATTTCAACGACGATAG
- the LOC122583573 gene encoding uncharacterized protein LOC122583573 has product MVKCSFQPCRNNLLNVDHSVNRGSGPYCFRISGQNSHRIGGLVPEEGCIPKFGQLYIFDTANELAHRKTALSSKHGSSTLTTKNSKLDDSLAKQIQVMLDEHNPLVKQYRMARDRFQQDNQENFTLRLIGRRNKDGRQYDLPTADEVAALIVGDIGTTFDKRDIIIQKQCGQLRRISELHPSYLALQYPLLLPYAEDGYRIDIPHREVQEDGTSITTRSRVTMRQFVAYKIQERDEGFSLLLNSGKLYQQYLVDTYTMIEAERMSYFRSHQKKFRSAPLSAVKQVVNAGTTDSSSVGKRTVLPSSFTGGQRYMVQNYLDAMALVKAFGYPDLFLTFTCSPKWPGIRRQLKRSVSLKPEDKPTTISRMFKIKLEQFIKDITKEKIFGETVAIVYTDEFQKRGLPHSHICVFLDQQYKLSTLEHIDRVISAELPDEKADPKLYKLVTEFMMHGPCGKANIDAPCTVKGICTKHFPKDYNDQTRIDDDGYPIYKRRKDGRVYYKGKIPLDNRFVVGYNSFLLKRYEAHINVEWCNHVGSIKYLFKYINKGNDRATLGISKGDVDEISLFYDCRYISSCEAVWRIFAFDIHYRKPAVMRLPYHCEGEQSVTWDEDVCLEDVPNKPSVNASIFLGWFECNKNYSEAREKSYVEMPESFVWNGELNKWTPGKGPPSVGRLHHCSPAAGPLYYLRILLNKVKGPKSYEDIKRVNGRVHETYKDACFALGLLNDDREYIEAIKEAKEYASGGYFRTLFATMIITYH; this is encoded by the exons ATGGTAAAGTGCAGCTTCCAACCATGTCGAAACAACCTCCTCAACG TCGACCACAGTGTTAATAGAGGAAGTGGTCCGTATTGTTTTCGAATCAGTGGTCAGAATTCCCACAGAATAGGAGGGTTAGTTCCTGAAGAAGGTTGTATCCCCAAATTTGGTCAGTTGTATATTTTTGATACAGCTAACGAGTTAGCCCATCGCAAAACAGCTTTGAG TTCCAAACATGGTTCTTCCACACTAACAACAAAGAACTCTAAGTTGGATGACTCACTTGCAAAACAAATTCAAGTTATGCTTGATGAACATAATCCATTGGTGAAGCAGTATAGAATGGCCCGTGACAGGTTTCAACAAGACAATCAAGAGAACTTCACTTTACGCTTAATTGGTCGCAGGAATAAAGATGGCCGACAGTATGATCTACCTACAGCCGACGAGGTTGCTGCTTTAATTGTAGGTGACATCGGCACAACATTTGATAAAAGGGATATCATTATTCAAAAACAATGCGGCCAGCTCAGAAGAATTAGCGAGTTACATCCTTCTTATCTTGCTCTGCAGTACCCGTTATTGCTACCATATGCTGAAGACGGTTACAGAATAGATATACCACACAGAGAGGTTCAGGAGGATGGTACATCCATCACTACCAGATCACGAGTGACTATGCGTCAATTTGTTGCATACAAGATTCAGGAAAGAGACGAAGGATTTTCACTGTTACTCAATTCAGGAAAACTGTATCAGCAGTATTTAGTCGATACTTATACAATGATTGAGGCAGAGAGAATGTCATACTTTCGAAGTCATCAAAAGAAATTTAGAAGTGCTCCTTTGTCTGCTGTAAAACAGGTGGTTAATGCTGGAACTACAGATAGCTCCTCTGTTGGAAAACGCACGGTCTTACCTTCGTCTTTTACAG GGGGGCAGAGATACATGGTTCAAAATTACCTTGATGCAATGGCATTGGTCAAGGCATTTGGATATCCAGATCTTTTCTTAACATTCACGTGTAGCCCAAAATGGCCTGGAATCCGTAGGCAGCTCAAAAGGTCTGTTAGTTTAAAACCTGAAGACAAGCCAACAACTATATCAAGGATGTTCAAAATTAAACTTGAACAGTTCATTAAAGACATcacaaaagaaaagatttttgggGAAACTGTAGCAA TTGTTTACACTGATGAATTTCAAAAGAGAGGTCTTCCACATAGTCATATTTGTGTTTTCTTGGACCAACAATACAAATTGTCAACTCTAGAACATATTGATAGGGTTATATCTGCAGAGCTTCCGGACGAGAAGGCTGATCCTAAGTTGTACAAGCTTGTGACGGAGTTCATGATGCATGGTCCATGTGGTAAAGCGAACATAGATGCCCCATGCACTGTAAAAGGCATTTGTACGAAACACTTCCCAAAGGATTACAATGATCAAACCAGAATCGATGATGATGGTTATCCCATATATAAAAGGCGCAAGGATGGAAGAGTATATTACAAAGGTAAGATTCCCTTGGACAATAGATTTGTTGTGGGTTACAATTCTTTCCTCTTGAAAAGATATGAGGCCCATATcaacgtcgagtggtgtaaccATGTAGGTTCTATAAAGTATCTATTTAAGTACATCAATAAGGGTAATGATAGAGCTACACTTGGTATTAGTAAAGGTGATGTTGATGAAATAAGCCTTTTCTATGATTGTCGCTACATTTCATCATGTGAGGCTGTATGGAGGATTTTTGCCTTTGATATTCATTATCGAAAGCCGGCTGTAATGAGACTTCCCTATCATTGTGAGGGAGAACAGAGTGTTACATGGGATGAAGATGTTTGCCTTGAAGATGTGCCAAACAAACCATCTGTTAATGCATCTATCTTCCTCGGTTGGTTTGAATGCAATAAAAATTACTCGGAGGCACGTGAAAAGTCCTATGTTGAGATGCCAGAATCCTTTGTGTGGAATGGTGAGTTAAATAAATGGACACCGGGGAAAGGGCCTCCAAGTGTTGGCCGACTTCATCATTGTTCTCCAGCTGCAGGTCCTCTTTATTATCTTCGCATTCTTTTGAACAAGGTAAAGGGACCAAAATCTTATGAGGATATTAAAAGGGTCAATGGCAGGGTGCACGAAACCTACAAAGATGCTTGCTTTGCTCTTGGTTTACTAAATGACGACAGAGAGTACATTGAAGCAATCAAAGAAGCAAAGGAGTATGCTTCAGGGGGTTATTTTAGAACTTTGTTTGCCACAATGATTATCACTTATCACTGA
- the LOC122583574 gene encoding uncharacterized protein LOC122583574 gives MPRKKKQAATRATKSSNDAENVTTFNSHVRVNTNFQTATTRIPLSDVTNTYSADRLRAANARKIRKNILSQKTKRSVMTPQLPHILTDPPLRNVRARILSNAAINQSLPNNEDLSNENHTNQPLHNAITTPSTRISRMKTKFYKGSSSTSSRNDDCDQEVSATPVPVIYNPYIQSPPSNGSTFRSSTRLSAGAYKLKGGNITSRSTDPVRLDYEDTDNDDDDVIEGISIRRISRPW, from the exons ATGCCAAGGAAGAAAAAGCAGGCTGCTACACGAGCAACCAAATCGTCCAATGATGCTGAAAACGTCACCACTTTCAACAGCCATGTTCGAGTTAACACAAACTTCCAAACCGCAACTACAAGAATCCCTTTGTCTGATGTTACAAACa CATATTCTGCTGATAGACTTAGAGCTGCTAATGCGAGgaagataagaaaaaacatattgTCTCAAAAGACAAAGAGGTCAGTGATGACTCCACAACTCCCTCATATCCTTACGGATCCTCCTTTGCGTAATGTTCGTGCAAGGATTCTATCTAATG CTGCCATTAATCAATCCCTTCCAAACAATGAAGACCTGTCCAACGAAAACCACACTAATCAGCCTCTACATAATG CCATTACTACTCCATCTACTAGAATAAGTAgaatgaaaactaaattttataaAGGATCTTCATCAACCAGTTCAAGAAATGATGATTGCGATCAGGAAG TGTCAGCTACCCCCGTACCAGTCATATACAATCCATATATACAATCCCCGCCAAGCAATGGTAGTACGTTCAGATCTTCAACTCGCCTATCCGCTGGTGCATACAAGCTTAAAGGGGGTAATATCACCTCAAGAAGCACTGATCCTGTTCGACTCGATTATGAAGATactgataatgatgatgatgacgttATAGAAGGAATTTCGATCAGAAG AATATCTCGACCATGGTGA